In the genome of Pseudomonas bubulae, one region contains:
- a CDS encoding RES family NAD+ phosphorylase: protein MVVKKVVCFRCVIEPYLERRIKRSGVSAPCSLCGVTRKCIPLAQVTAQVEAVLGKYICEGEHHRYWSGNELRHGQQGDYVEYWVSEIFGCDNIEPIVQVVCDDFDGQSYSRDTSYIRMPFLPYAVERQWHEFGDGVRHGNRYFNDSAKKFLGWLFEGLDSYSCSSRDDSVVRILTPEDAPPIYRARSCTTSDAVESISRDPASNLAAPPKEKSGEGRMNPAGVPAFYGAFERETCVAELRPPVGGTVISGEFRLTREVRLLDFGRFEKADLGQRPSFFDPQYFEKSGRQEFLRDLHNEITVPVLPGFEKNYLITQVVAEYLATQYDPRFDGVIFKSVQNEGGHNIVLFSHVACAATSTIVIKKDRGFVLGPKSSSVPGIEYVPDSLSRHAVKGVKFDMEEEPLAQRDSSPLQIRSCAWE, encoded by the coding sequence ATGGTTGTGAAGAAAGTAGTTTGCTTTAGATGCGTCATAGAGCCGTACCTGGAGAGGCGCATCAAACGCAGCGGGGTCTCCGCTCCTTGCAGCTTGTGTGGCGTAACGCGCAAATGCATCCCGTTAGCCCAGGTGACAGCCCAGGTGGAGGCTGTCCTAGGCAAATACATTTGTGAGGGGGAGCATCATCGTTACTGGAGCGGTAACGAGCTACGTCACGGTCAGCAGGGAGACTACGTAGAGTATTGGGTCAGCGAAATATTTGGCTGCGACAATATCGAACCCATTGTCCAGGTAGTCTGTGATGATTTCGATGGTCAATCCTATAGTCGGGATACGTCCTATATCCGGATGCCTTTTTTACCGTATGCCGTGGAAAGGCAGTGGCATGAATTCGGGGATGGTGTAAGGCACGGCAATCGCTACTTCAACGACAGCGCAAAGAAATTTTTAGGCTGGCTCTTCGAAGGTCTAGACAGCTATTCCTGCTCATCGCGCGATGACTCGGTGGTGCGGATACTCACTCCAGAGGACGCACCGCCAATCTATCGGGCCCGCTCGTGTACGACGTCTGATGCTGTCGAGTCGATCAGTCGGGATCCTGCCTCCAATCTTGCGGCCCCGCCCAAAGAAAAATCTGGCGAAGGACGGATGAACCCCGCTGGCGTTCCTGCATTTTACGGCGCATTCGAGCGCGAAACATGTGTGGCTGAGCTGCGTCCCCCGGTAGGTGGTACCGTCATCAGCGGCGAGTTTCGACTGACGCGTGAAGTGCGGTTGCTGGACTTCGGGCGCTTTGAGAAAGCTGATCTGGGGCAGCGGCCCAGTTTTTTCGATCCTCAATATTTCGAAAAATCGGGTCGTCAGGAGTTTCTGCGAGATCTACATAACGAAATCACCGTGCCTGTTCTCCCAGGTTTCGAGAAGAACTACCTGATTACCCAGGTCGTAGCAGAGTACCTTGCCACCCAGTACGACCCTCGATTTGACGGAGTCATCTTCAAGTCTGTGCAGAATGAAGGAGGTCACAACATTGTCTTGTTCTCTCATGTGGCATGCGCTGCTACCTCCACAATCGTAATCAAAAAGGATCGCGGTTTTGTCCTTGGGCCGAAGTCCTCAAGCGTGCCCGGGATAGAGTACGTACCTGATAGCCTAAGTAGGCACGCTGTAAAAGGAGTCAAGTTTGATATGGAGGAAGAGCCGCTTGCACAGCGAGATTCATCTCCTTTACAGATACGCTCGTGTGCTTGGGAATGA